The Cloacibacillus sp. genome contains the following window.
TTCCATATGCGCCCCGGAGACCGTTTCTTCTCGCACCTTCAGAAGGGCGTGCCGCTTCGCCTTGAACTTGGCGAAAAGGAATACGCGGCGGAGAAGCTGCGCGTAGTGCGCCGCGATACCGGCGAAAAGATGGACATCGCCTGGGCCGACGCGCCGACGGCGATACCCGCGCTGCTTGAAGATATACAGCGGAACCTCTACAACCGCGCCCTTGAGTTCCGTATCGCCAACACACACAAGGCGGAAAACATGGAAGAATTCAAGCGGCTCCTTGAGGAGAAGGGCGGCTTCATCGAGGTGTTCTTCGGAGGTTCAAAAGAGGACGAAAAGGCCATCAAAGAGGCCACCGGCGCGACGCCGCGCTGCTTCCCCTTCGCCCACGCAGAGGAGCGCGGCAAGTGCTTCTACACCGGTAAAGAGGGCGCGAGAAAGGCGATTTTCGCGAAGGCCTACTAAACATTAAAAACAGAGCATAAAAGAAAGCGCAGCGCGGAGCCGGTGGAAGGTCCGCGCTGCGCTTTTTGTTATGGCTGGGATTTCTTTGTCTCTCGCAAGGAAAGCCGCCGATTATGAAGTGCGGCAGGGCGGCACGCTATTTGGAATATAATCAGCCGCACGCGGTACCGGTATCCGTTGGGGACGCGTGAGGCCGCTTCTTCGGTGAGGATTCTGTTTATTCTTTGATATTCCGCGAAAAAGTTTTTATTGGTAACATACCGGCAAAGCGGGTTGAATTTCAGAGAGGATATTACACTCCCACAGCGCGGCGAGAGTCTCCAGTATTCCACGTTTGAAGCAGTATTCTGGGGAACGGTTTTCATGATAGCGGGCCATCGATGAGGCTCCGTACCATCTGCTGTCAGGCAGTGTTTTTATACCTGCCGCCGTCAGCACGCGATGGACCCCAAACTCTATGAAGAAGGAGTCGCTGTCCCCTAAAGTTTCTGATAACGCGGCGAGGGCGAGATCGAAACGTACCGTTCCGCGGCAGTGCCGCCGGCGCCACACCGGGGCTTCCGCCTCACGAGCCGTAAGCTGCGCGCCGGTAACGGATGAGAAGAGCGGACAGCAGCCATCCCGAAGGGTTGGAAAGGCAAGCGCCTCAATCGGCGCGAGCGCCGGCTCCATTATTGCGGAATGGGCCGCCTTCGGCACGCGCAGCCTTCTGTGCGGTATCGTCCGGCGGTCGAGCTCCCTCTCAAAGCTGGAGAGAGCCCTGAGCTCGCCGGAGACGACGACGGAGCTGCGGCTGTTGACGGCGGCGACGGAGAGTTTCCCGCCATACGCTGTAGTCATTCGGAAAATTTCCGCGGCATCCGCCGCGACATGGGCCATCGCGCCGGACTCCGCGAGGGAATCAATGATCAGCGCGCGCCGGCAGACGAAACAGAGCATCTCCTCGTAGGAGGCCATGCCGCAGACGACCAGCGCCATCAGCTCCCCGAGGGAATGTGCGATCACCATATCCGGTTCTGCTCCCCACGCGCGGTACTGCATCGCGAGCGCCGTGCCATAGATGAGGACGAAGAGCTGCTCATCCATGCTGCTGCGCGCCCTGCCGCGCGAGAGGATCTCCTTCGCGGAAAGCCGTCCCTGCCGGCCGAGCACGCGCTGAGCGCGTTCAATATACTCGCGGAAGACCGGCAGCTCCGCGCAGAGCGATTCGACCGGAATGGGACCGGCCGAGCCCTGCCCCGGCATCGCGAAAACGAGTTTTAGCTTTTTTCGCATTTTCGGAGGAAAGGTATTCAGCGCTTCGACGGCCTCTTCTATCTCCGAGACCGCGAAGGCCCTTCGGTATGGTCCTCTGTCCGCCCTGTCGCCGCCAAAGAGCAGGCGCGGATTCTCTCCGGCTTCCAGACGCTTGGCAAGCCATACGCAGCGAGAAACCAGCGCGGTGTTATCGTCCGCGGATACGGCGTATATTTTTGCGTCGTTTTCCTTTATATGTTCCATCTTTTACGCTAAAGTTGGCAGAACGGCATCTTTATCAAGACAAAAACCGGGACAGAATTACTTGCCGACACAGAAACTGCTGAATATCTTGTCAAGCAGATCTTCGCTCGCGTCGATGCCGAGCAGCGACGACAGCTGGACTCTGGCATCGAAGAGGCAGGAGAGGACGAGATCGTCTCCTATACCGGAAGAGAGCGCCCCTACGGCGGCCGACAGCGCCTCTTTTGTCCTTGTAAGGCACTCCATCTGCCGCGCGGTGACGGAATAACCTCCGGCAAGCTCTCCGCCGGAGAGCGCCGTCTTAAGAATGAGCTCCTTCAGCTCGTCAAGCCCGCTTCCGTTGGCGGCGGAGACGGCGATGCGCGGATGGTCGGGGAAATGCGCCTCGATATCGGCCTCGGTTACTTTCGCGGGGAGGTCGCTCTTGTTCAGGATGATGATCTGCCTCTTCACGGCGGCGGGCAGCGCCGCCTCCATCGTGAGATTGCCCTCCGAGCTGTCTATCACCCGCAGGATGATATCGGCCTCATCCATCGATTTGAGCGAGCGCTGCACGCCTATCTCCTCGATTTCGTCGGTTGTCTCACGGATACCGGCGGTGTCGATTATCCTCACCGGCAGCCCCTTATAAATGAAGGTCTCCTCGATACTGTCGCGTGTTGTGCCCGGCGTCGCTGTGACGATCGCGCGGTTCTCCGCGAGCAGGGCGTTCAGCAGCGATGATTTTCCCACATTTGGCCGCCCGATGATCGCGGCGCGCAGCCCATCGCGCAGCAGCATGCCGCTGCGGCAACGGGAGATGAGCTCCTCGCACTCTGCGATGAGCTCATCGAGGCGTCCGGCGCTTTCGCCCTTGGTGATGAAGCCCTCTCCCTCCTCGGGGAAGTCAAGGTCGACCTCAAGCGCCGCGGCCAGCGCGGTCAGCCTCTCCATAAGTCCCCGTATCTTTTCCGTGAATGATCCCTGCAGCGACCTTGCCGACGCGGTCAGCGCCTCGTCGCTGCGCGCCTTAATGATGCCGGCGACCGCCTCCGCCTGCGCGAGGTCGATGCGGCCATTAATGAAGGCCCGCCTCGTGAATTCGCCGGGCAGGGCCATCCTAGCCCCCAGCGAACAGAGCTCCTCGATACAGCGCTGCGCCGGGAGCACGCCGCCATGACAGTGTATCTCCGCGCTATCTTCGCCTGTATAACTGTTTCCCCGCTCAAAGCGCACGGCAAGCACCTCGTCAAAGAGAGTCCCGTCTTTCGTGTGCAGCGTTCCCAGCGTCATGCAGCGCGCGGGCTGCTCGAAAAAGCGCCGTTTGGCGCGGAATATTTTGTCAATGATAGCCGCGCTCTCCCCGCCGGAAACTCTCACTATCGCGATGCCGCCCTCGCCCCATGCCGTGGCCAGCGCCGTAATCGTATCTTCTGCCATTCTATGCGCTCCTATATCCCGTCATTTAAAATAAATTACTCCGCCGTATGCCGGCGTTGGTAATCTTAGTCTAACATTGAGGTGCCGCCCTGTAAATAAAACGCCGGACGGCGTAAATCCGTCCGGCGTTAATCTTAAGTGTCTGTCGCTTATTGTGAGCCTAAACCTCTAGAGCTCCTTGATGGCGGCGGCGAGGCGTTTCGCGCCCTCTTCGATCTCCTCCGGCTGCGCGAAGGTGAAGCAGGTGCGCATATAGTCGAGCCCCTCTCCATCCTCGGCGTAGAAGGCCGGGCCGGTGACGAACGCCACTCCGTGGTCGATCGCCTTCATGAAGAGCTTTGTCGAATCAACGCCGGGTACCTGGAGCCAGAAGAAGAATCCGCCCTCCGGCGTATGGTAGCGGGTGTTGGCGGGCAGATGCTTTTTGAAGGCGGCGTCCATCGCGTCACGTTTCTTGCTGTAGTGGGCGATGATCTTCGGCAGGAAGCCGTCGAGGTGGCCGAGGCGGCAGTACTCATAGACGAGGGCCTGGGCGACGACGCTTGTGCAGAGGTTCGTGCCCTGCTTTATCATCACCATCTTCTGAATCAGCTCCGGCGCGCCGACGATCCATGCCACGCGTGTGCCGGGGGCCAGTATCTTCGAGAAGGAGCAGGCATAGACCACGCGGCCGCTCTTATCCATCGAGAAGATCGTCGGTACATGCTCCCCGTTGTAGCGGAGGTGTCCGTAGGGGTCGTCCTCAAAGATTATCAGGTCGTACTTCTCGGCGATCTCCAGCAGCTTGGCGCGGCGTTCCTTGGAGAGCGTCGCTCCAGAGGGGTTCTGGAAGTTTACGATCGAATAGATGAATTTGATTTTATGTCCGTCCTTGCGCCCCTGTTCGATGACTCCTGGCAGCAGGTCTACGCAAAGCCCGTCCTTGTCGCATGGCACGGAGAGAAAGCGCGCGCCGCGGTTGCGCATCACGTGCAGCGCTCCGGGGTATGTCGGTCCTTCGACGATGATCGTGTCGCCGTCGTTGAGCAGCACGGAACAGAGAAGGTCCATGCCCTCCTGCGACCCGGTAGTGATCAGCATTTCATCGAGCTTTGTCTCACGTCCCATGCGCGGGGCCATCCACTTTGAGATATATTCCTTAAGCGGGTCATAGCCGTTCGTGGCGCCGTACTGCAGGACGTCCTTACCCTCGCGGCTCAGTATCTGTGAGGCCTCCGCGAATTCCGCCACGGGGAATACCGCGGGGTCGGGATTTCCGCCGGCAAATGAGATGACGCCGGGTGTCTTGGTATACTTAAGAAGCGCGCGTATCGGCGACGGTTTAACATTTAGCGCTATCTCTGAAAGTCTTGCGTCCCAATTTACTGTACTCATAGAAAAATCCCTCCAAAGTAAGGTATAAGTGTATTATACACGCTTTACATGAAGTATGTGGTACGAAGGGCTGATGTATTAATTGTCCGTACAATGAGTTCTATTGTTTATATTCGCCTCTCTCATGTGACTTACTGGATACTATCGGTGGCCGGATGGGCAAAATAATTGAGAAGATTAGATGATATGTAGGAGAAAAAGATGATATCATAACGGTATATGATTTTGTTTTCAAGGAAGGAAGATGGACAATGACTGCTAATTTGCTGCTTAACAGCCAGGAGGTACGAAAACTTCCGGCGGGCAGCCTCTTCAAGGCGATATTTGTCGTAAGCGCGCTCTCGCAGAAGAGCGATAAAAATGGAAAATCATACTATGACGTAACCGTCTCCGATTCATTCGGAAGTATCGAAGCGAAGGTCTGGTCGGACGCGCAGTGGCTTGATAAATCCGAGGCCGAGCCTCAGAGCGCCGACGACCGCCTGCCGGCTGAGAAAATATTGCAGCTTGCGGGAAAGACCGTCGGCATAAACGGCAAGGTCGCGGAATACCGCGGCCAGCTTCAGTTCAACTTTAACAAACTGACGCTGCTCAGCCAGGAGAAATATCCGCCCGTGGGCTATCTGCCGCGCTCGCCGATTCCGATCGAGGAGCTGACCGGCCGCTTTGAGGCGCTTGTAAAGGGCTGCGGCGGCGAGGCTGGCGATTTTCTGCGTAA
Protein-coding sequences here:
- a CDS encoding acyltransferase domain-containing protein — encoded protein: MEHIKENDAKIYAVSADDNTALVSRCVWLAKRLEAGENPRLLFGGDRADRGPYRRAFAVSEIEEAVEALNTFPPKMRKKLKLVFAMPGQGSAGPIPVESLCAELPVFREYIERAQRVLGRQGRLSAKEILSRGRARSSMDEQLFVLIYGTALAMQYRAWGAEPDMVIAHSLGELMALVVCGMASYEEMLCFVCRRALIIDSLAESGAMAHVAADAAEIFRMTTAYGGKLSVAAVNSRSSVVVSGELRALSSFERELDRRTIPHRRLRVPKAAHSAIMEPALAPIEALAFPTLRDGCCPLFSSVTGAQLTAREAEAPVWRRRHCRGTVRFDLALAALSETLGDSDSFFIEFGVHRVLTAAGIKTLPDSRWYGASSMARYHENRSPEYCFKRGILETLAALWECNILSEIQPALPVCYQ
- a CDS encoding PLP-dependent aminotransferase family protein codes for the protein MSTVNWDARLSEIALNVKPSPIRALLKYTKTPGVISFAGGNPDPAVFPVAEFAEASQILSREGKDVLQYGATNGYDPLKEYISKWMAPRMGRETKLDEMLITTGSQEGMDLLCSVLLNDGDTIIVEGPTYPGALHVMRNRGARFLSVPCDKDGLCVDLLPGVIEQGRKDGHKIKFIYSIVNFQNPSGATLSKERRAKLLEIAEKYDLIIFEDDPYGHLRYNGEHVPTIFSMDKSGRVVYACSFSKILAPGTRVAWIVGAPELIQKMVMIKQGTNLCTSVVAQALVYEYCRLGHLDGFLPKIIAHYSKKRDAMDAAFKKHLPANTRYHTPEGGFFFWLQVPGVDSTKLFMKAIDHGVAFVTGPAFYAEDGEGLDYMRTCFTFAQPEEIEEGAKRLAAAIKEL
- the mnmE gene encoding tRNA uridine-5-carboxymethylaminomethyl(34) synthesis GTPase MnmE, which encodes MAEDTITALATAWGEGGIAIVRVSGGESAAIIDKIFRAKRRFFEQPARCMTLGTLHTKDGTLFDEVLAVRFERGNSYTGEDSAEIHCHGGVLPAQRCIEELCSLGARMALPGEFTRRAFINGRIDLAQAEAVAGIIKARSDEALTASARSLQGSFTEKIRGLMERLTALAAALEVDLDFPEEGEGFITKGESAGRLDELIAECEELISRCRSGMLLRDGLRAAIIGRPNVGKSSLLNALLAENRAIVTATPGTTRDSIEETFIYKGLPVRIIDTAGIRETTDEIEEIGVQRSLKSMDEADIILRVIDSSEGNLTMEAALPAAVKRQIIILNKSDLPAKVTEADIEAHFPDHPRIAVSAANGSGLDELKELILKTALSGGELAGGYSVTARQMECLTRTKEALSAAVGALSSGIGDDLVLSCLFDARVQLSSLLGIDASEDLLDKIFSSFCVGK